One segment of Cuculus canorus isolate bCucCan1 unplaced genomic scaffold, bCucCan1.pri scaffold_130_arrow_ctg1, whole genome shotgun sequence DNA contains the following:
- the LOC128850631 gene encoding olfactory receptor 14A16-like, producing MSNSSSITQFLLLAFADTRELQLLHFWLFLGIYLAALLGNGLIITTIACDHHLHTPMYFFILNLSVLDLGSISTTVPKATTNSLWDTRAISYEGCASQVFLFLFFISAEYSLLTVMSYDRYVAICKPLHYGTLLGSRACVHMAAAAWGAGFLTALLHTANTFSLPLCQGNAVDQFFSEIPQILKLSCSDVALREVGLLVVGVFLSFGCFIFIVVSYVQIFRSVLRIPSEQRRHKAFSTCLPHLAVVSLFISTGMFAYLKPSSVSSPSLDIVVSFLYSVVPPSLNPFIYSLRNQQLKNAVWKLILG from the coding sequence atgtccaacagcagctccatcacccagttcctcctcctggcatttgcagacacacgggagctgcagctcttgcacttctggctcttcctgggcatctacctggctgccctcctgggcaacggcctcatcatcaccaccatcgcctgtgaccaccacctccacacccccatgtacttctttaTCCTCAACCTCTCCGTCCttgacctgggatccatctccaccactgtccccaagGCCACGACCAATTCCCTCTGGGACACCAGAGCCATCTCCTATGAAGGATGTGCttctcaagtctttctctttctgtttttcatttcagcagagtatTCTCTTCTCACGGTcatgtcctacgaccgctacgttgccatctgcaaacccctgcactacgggaccctcctgggcagcagagcttgtgtccacatggcagcagctgcctggggcgctgggtttctcactgctctgctgcacacggccaatacattttccctgcccctctgccagggtaatgctgtggaccagttcttctctgaaatcccacagatcctcaagctctcctgctcagatGTTGCCCTGAGGGAGGTTGGGCTTCTTGTGGTTGGtgtctttttatcttttggctgttttattttcattgtggtgtcctatgtgcagatcttcaggtcagtgctgaggatcccctctgagcagcgacggcacaaagccttttccacgtgtctccctcacctggccgtggtctccctCTTTATCAGCACTGGTATGTTTGCCTACCTGAAACCTTCCTccgtctcctctccatctctggaCATTGTGGTGTCTTTTCTGTATTCCGTGGTGCCTCCATCATTGAATCCCttcatctacagcttgaggaatcAGCAGCTCAAGAATGCTGTGTGGAAACTGATATTAGGATGA
- the LOC128850632 gene encoding antigen WC1.1-like — MHDPTQALRTSSGRLSLPVIICIVLGALLCLLLALLVGHVRGARAERRGFDRAWEPFSEAVYEEIGYSPVWEKQAGFSGSGSHSEGSLPELQPHPRDSKEEEDGPGSAPGDLADSYDDAREIPDPGQDPESGQGDWETAREPEEGPEPRDAPGGAKLHSQSSAGAPGAEGDAWCLSPESTNYDDAEEMSLAHPLEDTKTGPQELSAEQFPSHGPGEPIPAIGLGSGRREERTVQLGEL, encoded by the exons ATGCATG ATCCCACCCAGGCCCTCCGGACCAGCAGTGGAAGACTCTCCTTGCCTGTCATCATCTGCATCGTCCTGGgagccctgctctgcctgctcctggcCCTCCTGGTCGGGCATGTGCGAGGCGCCAGGGCTGAGCGCAGAG GCTTCGACAGAGCTTGGGAGCCCTTCTCTGAGGCCGTGTACGAGGAGATCGGGTACAGCCCAGTGTGGGAGAAGCAGGCGGGGTTCAGCGGCTCAG GCTCCCATTCCGAGGGATCCCTCCCCGAGCTGCAGCCCCACCCCAGGGacagcaaggaggaggaagatggcCCGGGGTCAGCACCAG GTGACCTAGCAGACAGCTATGATGATGCCAGGGAGATTCCTGACCCTGGGCAGGATCCTGAGTCTGGACAGGGAGACTGGGAAACGGCCAGGGAGCCAGAGGAGGGCCCAGAGCCCAGGGATGCACCTGGAG GGGCAAAGCTGCACTCCCAGAGCAGCGCTGGGGCCCCTGGAGCTGAGGGAGATGCCTGGTGCCTGTCCCCAGAGAGCACAAACTACGATGATGCTGAAGAGATGTCCCTTGCACATCCCCTTGAGGACACAAAGACTGGGCCCCAGGAGCTCAGTGCAGAGCAGTTCCCAAGCCATGGGCCAGGAGAGCCCATCCCTGCCATCGGGCTGGGGtcaggcaggagggaggagaggactgtgcagctgggagagctgtga